In Ammospiza caudacuta isolate bAmmCau1 chromosome 2, bAmmCau1.pri, whole genome shotgun sequence, a genomic segment contains:
- the LOC131572398 gene encoding taste receptor type 2 member 40-like gives MLPPLLIVSISIVAVEVVVGFIGNGFITTVNIINWIKSKKTSSADMILIFLSTSRFILQVTVLMHIHSLYFADVFKLASVYKDFAAVWMFVNHSSLWFSTWLYVLYCVKIINTTHWLLLQIKCRIAGMVPWLLLGSLVISSMTSLPLLWITPNTYLCSSTGNCRENSTADIMDWDSSSLYLLLLYFVGCFFPLVLSVVTSALLITSLWKHRKTMQCYADTFTDAMIDVHLNAIKSIISFLNLYLSSFVAQILLILSTSQSKDVVKVAVSLVVVEAYPSMHSITLIIVNSKLKLLFRKICLHFKCHLEDKPPSSRLERNTLQ, from the coding sequence ATGCTGCCACCACTTCTTATTGTTTCAATAAGCATTGTAGCTGTTGAAGTTGTTGTTGGATTTATTGGAAATGGATTTATTACAACTGTTAATATAATTAATTGGATCAAAAGCAAAAAGACATCTTCTGCTGATATGATCCTGATCTTTCTGAGCACATCAAGATTTATCTTGCAAGTGACAGTTCTGATGCACATCCACAGTCTCTACTTTGCTGATGTGTTCAAGTTGGCTTCAGTGTACAAGGACTTTGCTGCTGTGTGGATGTTTGTAAACCATAGCAGCTTGTGGTTCAGTACCTGGCTCTATGTACTGTACTGTGTAAAAATAATCAATACCAcccactggctgctgctgcaaatcAAGTGCAGAATAGCTGGGATGGTCCCATGGCTTCTTCTTGGATCGCTGGTGATCTCCTCTATGACGTCTCTTCCTTTACTATGGATTACACCCAACACTTACCTATGCAGCTCAACAGGGAACTGCAGAGAAAATAGCACAGCTGATATCATGGACTGGGATAGTTCATCTCTCTATTTGCTGCTTCTTTACTTTGTAGGTTGCTTTTTCCCTCTAGTACTCTCCGTGGTGACCTCAGCTCTGTTAATTACTTCTCTGTGGAAACACAGAAAGACAATGCAATGTTATGCAGATACTTTCACGGATGCTATGATAGATGTTCACCTAAATGCTATTAAATCcattatttctttcttaaacTTGTATCTTTCCAGTTTTGTAGCTCAAATTCTGTTGATACTCTCGACATCTCAAAGTAAAGACGTGGTGAAAGTTGCAGTATCCTTAGTTGTAGTTGAGGCATATCCTTCCATGCACTCAATTACCCTGATCATAGTCAATTCAAAACTGAAATTGTTGTTTAGGAAAATTTGCCTGCATTTTAAGTGTCATTTGGAAGATAAGCCTCCAAGCTCCAGGCTTGAGAGAAACACTCTCCAGTAA